Proteins encoded in a region of the Sugiyamaella lignohabitans strain CBS 10342 chromosome B, complete sequence genome:
- the DAL4 gene encoding Dal4p (Allantoin permease; expression sensitive to nitrogen catabolite repression and induced by allophanate, an intermediate in allantoin degradation; GO_component: GO:0016021 - integral component of membrane [Evidence IEA]; GO_component: GO:0016021 - integral component of membrane [Evidence ISM] [PMID 12192589]; GO_component: GO:0016020 - membrane [Evidence IEA,IEA,IEA]; GO_component: GO:0016020 - membrane [Evidence ISS] [PMID 1293888]; GO_function: GO:0005274 - allantoin uptake transmembrane transporter activity [Evidence ISS] [PMID 1293888]; GO_function: GO:0005274 - allantoin uptake transmembrane transporter activity [Evidence IMP] [PMID 385448]; GO_function: GO:0015205 - nucleobase transmembrane transporter activity [Evidence IEA]; GO_function: GO:0005215 - transporter activity [Evidence IEA]; GO_process: GO:0000256 - allantoin catabolic process [Evidence IMP] [PMID 385448]; GO_process: GO:0015720 - allantoin transport [Evidence IMP] [PMID 3549700]; GO_process: GO:0015720 - allantoin transport [Evidence IMP] [PMID 385448]; GO_process: GO:0015851 - nucleobase transport [Evidence IEA]; GO_process: GO:0006144 - purine nucleobase metabolic process [Evidence IEA]; GO_process: GO:0006810 - transport [Evidence IEA,IEA]) gives MSGLRNRVSKAASTVKEYATSKKKWALEKQTSSLAPEKVWTNIDNDVTPLSRRTWTTWTVLGFWFSDGLNIQGWESPSSVIAVGLTWREALICNAFGMLIIVVPLTLNGAIGSFLHVPFPIAVRSAFGYRFGKFAVIVRMVTALFWHSIQTYSGSLAFMLCIIAIWPSFLNVPNHIPESVGITTQQMVCQFLFWSIQLPILLISPHKIKWFFILKAIMVTFCCIGVAAAMCSIAGDTGAIFHQEPKVHGSKKAWLILNCMMSSAGGWATMATNIPDFTRYMRGTRGQWWQGLFLPVISLFLAAMAILATSASGVIFRTYIWDPTQLPLKWTGPGGRAGMFFVGLSWAIAQIGTNLTANVITAANDLSSLCPKYINIRRGAIIVTVIGGWIMQPWKIISSAQSLLTFMSGLAVFLAPIAAMLATDFWLVKRKCIDVAALYDPDGIYKYWHGMNWRALVSFLIGLGPNLPGLAKAVSPGLNISGGILHVYDINYFYGFYTTALVYFLLSYFWPAKETVIPAPMLADGIIYGVDPSHDSEEDTVEKVSYVTNTQEKV, from the coding sequence ATGTCTGGTCTACGGAATAGAGTTTCGAAGGCAGCCAGTACTGTCAAAGAGTATGCCACTAGTAAGAAAAAGTGGGCGCTCGAAAAGCAAACCTCTTCTCTGGCCCCTGAGAAAGTATGGACaaatattgataatgatgttACTCCGTTGAGTAGACGTACATGGACTACTTGGACTGTTCTAGGTTTTTGGTTCTCTGATGGATTAAATATTCAAGGTTGGGAATCACCGTCCAGTGTAATCGCTGTGGGCTTGACTTGGAGAGAAGCCTTGATTTGTAATGCTTTTGGTATGCTAATTATTGTTGTCCCATTAACGCTCAATGGTGCTATTGGTTCATTTCTTCATGTTCCTTTCCCCATTGCAGTTCGATCGGCATTTGGTTATAGATTCGGTAAATTCGCCGTTATTGTCAGAATGGTTACAGCACTCTTTTGGCATTCTATTCAAACTTACTCGGGATCTTTGGCATTTATGCTCTGTATTATTGCTATTTGGCCTTCATTCCTGAATGTTCCAAATCATATTCCCGAGTCTGTAGGCATCACCACTCAACAAATGGTATGTCAGTTCCTGTTTTGGTCTATCCAACTTCCAATTCTGCTCATTTCACCTCATAAAATCAAATGGTTTTTCATTCTTAAAGCTATAATGGTAACCTTTTGTTGCATTGGAGTGGCAGCTGCAATGTGTTCAATTGCTGGAGATACCGGTGCCATTTTCCATCAAGAACCTAAAGTTCATGGTTCGAAGAAGGCATGGTTGATTCTAAATTGTATGATGTCTAGTGCGGGAGGCTGGGCTACTATGGCTACTAATATCCCTGATTTCACGAGATACATGCGAGGCACTAGAGGACAGTGGTGGCAAGGATTGTTCTTACCAGTGATCAGTcttttcttggcagcaatggcaattCTAGCCACAAGTGCCAGTGGAGTCATTTTCCGAACATATATTTGGGATCCCACTCAATTGCCATTGAAGTGGACTGGACCTGGTGGAAGAGCGGGTATGTTTTTCGTTGGTCTCTCTTGGGCTATTGCTCAAATAGGTACCAATCTTACGGCCAATGTCATTACAGCTGCGAATGACTTGAGCAGTCTGTGTCCCAAATACATTAATATCAGAAGAGGTGCTATCATCGTTACCGTCATAGGAGGTTGGATTATGCAACCTTGGAAGATTATAAGCTCTGCTCAATCTTTATTGACTTTTATGTCTGGATTGGCGGTGTTTCTTGCTCCAATTGCTGCTATGTTGGCTACAGATTTCTGGCTCGTCAAGAGAAAGTGCATTGATGTCGCTGCCCTCTATGATCCTGATGGAATTTATAAATACTGGCATGGTATGAATTGGAGAGCTTTGGTATCATTCCTCATTGGACTTGGACCAAATCTTCCTGGGCTCGCAAAAGCTGTTAGTCCTGGTCTTAACATAAGCGGTGGTATTCTCCATGTTTATGACATCAACTACTTTTATGGTTTCTATACAACTGCATTGGTTTACTTCCTGCTCAGCTATTTCTGGCCTGCTAAGGAAACTGTTATCCCAGCACCAATGTTGGCTGATGGCATAATTTATGGAGTAGATCCTTCCCATGACTCTGAAGAAGACACTGTTGAGAAGGTCAGCTATGTTACGAATACCCAGGAAAAGGTTtag
- the ALT1 gene encoding alanine transaminase ALT1 (Alanine transaminase (glutamic pyruvic transaminase); involved in alanine biosynthesis and catabolism; TOR1-independent role in determining chronological lifespan; expression is induced in the presence of alanine; repression is mediated by Nrg1p; ALT1 has a paralog, ALT2, that arose from the whole genome duplication; Alt2p is catalytically inactive; GO_component: GO:0005759 - mitochondrial matrix [Evidence IEA]; GO_component: GO:0005739 - mitochondrion [Evidence IEA]; GO_component: GO:0005739 - mitochondrion [Evidence IDA] [PMID 11502169]; GO_component: GO:0005739 - mitochondrion [Evidence IDA] [PMID 14576278]; GO_component: GO:0005739 - mitochondrion [Evidence IDA] [PMID 16823961]; GO_function: GO:0004021 - L-alanine:2-oxoglutarate aminotransferase activity [Evidence IEA]; GO_function: GO:0004021 - L-alanine:2-oxoglutarate aminotransferase activity [Evidence IMP] [PMID 19396236]; GO_function: GO:0003824 - catalytic activity [Evidence IEA]; GO_function: GO:0030170 - pyridoxal phosphate binding [Evidence IEA]; GO_function: GO:0008483 - transaminase activity [Evidence IEA]; GO_function: GO:0016740 - transferase activity [Evidence IEA]; GO_process: GO:0042853 - L-alanine catabolic process [Evidence IEA]; GO_process: GO:0006523 - alanine biosynthetic process [Evidence IMP] [PMID 19396236]; GO_process: GO:0006524 - alanine catabolic process [Evidence IMP] [PMID 19396236]; GO_process: GO:0009058 - biosynthetic process [Evidence IEA]; GO_process: GO:0001300 - chronological cell aging [Evidence IMP] [PMID 23527786]): protein MTIAAVISRQGGGLKYGLKCSRVDSVIRSRLSCLSFVSNNSLVSFYSTSSASTSGFTSTSPSTSVIASSNTATTSALFSASSRSTRSYRARNIANSRNFTTTTSPKMPLTLDKLNAHVVDAKYAVRGRLALRAEELRNQLKTNPKSLPFTEVINANIGNPQQLDQQPLTFFRQVLALVQYPQLIKHESCAKLFPRDVIERAMVLLKEIGSVGSYSHSKGVPYIRKSIAESIERRDGFPADPESIYLTTGASAGVERLLHILSHSENSAFLIPIPQYPLYSATLTLVNSNAVQYYLDESKDWGTDANKMRDIIEEAKREGLDLKAMVVINPGNPTGSVLTEQNIEEIIDIAAKDHIVIIADEVYQTNVYKGEFISFKKVLRKMQQKDPQKYNHVELASLHSTSKGMVGECGQRGGYMELVGFHPDVEETIYKLASISLCPPVTGQVLTELMVNPPRAGDPSYEEYSQEFNSIYNTLKDRSTALYEAFKQMEGVTCNPPEGAMYLFPRITIPDKAIEAANKAGYSMADEYYCTLLLEKTGICVIPGSGFGQEPGTWHFRTTFLAPGTEYANRFVQFHKWFMDEYR from the coding sequence ATGACTATCGCAGCTGTTATTAGTCGTCAAGGTGGGGGCCTTAAATATGGGCTCAAATGCTCCAGGGTCGACTCGGTTATTCGATCTCGTTTATCTTGCTtatcttttgtttctaatAATTCACtagtttctttttattctacttcttctgcttcgaCCTCTGGTTTTacttcaacttctcctTCGACTTCTGTTATTGCTAGTTCTaatactgctactacttcAGCTCTGTTTTCTGCTTCGTCTCGTTCGACTCGTTCATATCGCGCTCGAAATATCGCCAACAGCCGCAACTTCACAACTACAACTTCCCCTAAGATGCCATTGACTCTTGACAAGCTAAATGCCCATGTGGTAGACGCAAAATACGCTGTTCGAGGCCGACTGGCTTTGCGAGCCGAGGAGCTCCGCAACCAACTCAAGACCAACCCCAAATCTCTACCATTTACTGAGGTCATCAACGCCAATATTGGTAATCCCCAACAGCTGGACCAGCAGCCATTAACCTTTTTCAGACAGGTTTTGGCTCTTGTACAGTATCCCCAACTGATCAAACATGAATCATGTGCCAAACTATTTCCTCGCGATGTCATTGAAAGAGCCATGGTGCTGCTCAAGGAAATCGGCAGTGTGGGTTCGTATTCACATTCCAAGGGTGTTCCCTATATCCGTAAGAGCATTGCTGAATCTATCGAACGGAGAGACGGGTTCCCTGCTGACCCCGAGAGTATTTATTTGACTACTGGTGCATCTGCAGGTGTAGAGCGATTACTGCATATTCTTTCTCACAGCGAGAATTCTGCTTTTCTGATTCCTATTCCTCAATACCCTCTGTATTCTGCTACTTTGACTCTTGTCAACTCCAATGCTGTACAATACTATCTGGATGAGTCAAAAGATTGGGGTACTGATGCTAATAAAATGAGAGATATCATTGAAGAGGCCAAGAGAGAGGGCCTTGATCTGAAGGCCATGGTCGTCATTAATCCTGGTAATCCTACCGGTAGTGTTCTGACCGAGCAAAATATTGAGGAGATCATTGATATCGCTGCTAAAGACCATATTGTCATTATTGCTGATGAGGTGTACCAAACCAATGTGTATAAAGGCGAGTTCATCTCGTTCAAGAAGGTGCTTCGTAAGATGCAACAAAAAGACCCTCAAAAGTATAACCATGTCGAGCTTGCCTCTTTACACTCTACTTCTAAAGGTATGGTTGGTGAGTGTGGTCAACGTGGAGGATATATGGAGTTGGTAGGATTCCATcctgatgttgaagagacTATTTATAAATTAGCTTCCATCAGTTTATGTCCACCAGTCACTGGTCAAGTTCTTACTGAGCTCATGGTGAACCCACCTCGAGCTGGTGACCCTAGTTATGAAGAGTACTCACAAGAGTTTAACTCCATCTACAACACCCTTAAAGACCGATCCACTGCACTCTACGAAGCATTCAAACAAATGGAGGGCGTCACTTGTAACCCACCCGAAGGCGCCATGTACCTCTTCCCTCGCATCACCATTCCCGATAAGGCCATTGAAGCCGCCAACAAAGCTGGTTACTCCATGGCTGACGAATACTATTGTACATTATTGCTTGAAAAGACCGGTATTTGTGTCATTCCCGGCTCCGGATTCGGCCAAGAACCCGGCACCTGGCACTTCCGAACCACCTTCCTCGCTCCCGGCACCGAATATGCCAACCGCTTCGTGCAATTCCACAAGTGGTTCATGGACGAGTACCGTTAA
- the FES1 gene encoding Fes1p (Hsp70 (Ssa1p) nucleotide exchange factor; required for the release of misfolded proteins from the Hsp70 system to the Ub-proteasome machinery for destruction; cytosolic homolog of Sil1p, which is the nucleotide exchange factor for BiP (Kar2p) in the endoplasmic reticulum; protein abundance increases in response to DNA replication stress; GO_component: GO:0005737 - cytoplasm [Evidence IEA,IEA]; GO_component: GO:0005829 - cytosol [Evidence IDA] [PMID 12052876]; GO_component: GO:0022626 - cytosolic ribosome [Evidence IPI] [PMID 12052876]; GO_function: GO:0000774 - adenyl-nucleotide exchange factor activity [Evidence IDA,IPI] [PMID 12052876]; GO_process: GO:0071629 - cytoplasm-associated proteasomal ubiquitin-dependent protein catabolic process [Evidence IDA,IMP] [PMID 23530227]; GO_process: GO:0002181 - cytoplasmic translation [Evidence IMP] [PMID 12052876]; GO_process: GO:0006417 - regulation of translation [Evidence IEA]), with translation MEKLLKWSIESASYDPNSGKEAPAKPDPELLAQLFGAKDEPTLMKEAIQVAINKENSLEDRETALDNFEMLIENLDNANNIENIGLWPPILQLVADSEPTIRKMACWIIGTATQNNPKTQEAFVAKDGSLKQLLDLVTVSSPAGEELEVVYKAIYALSSVLGHCPQAYEKFEQADGWSILAKLLSEENHNSKLQFRSLSLVHSVSHIEPVGDKFVQLRKTGTITSLIEILKQSTQNVQSQEKVLHILGTLQTASFDFTPEEKSQIVAVRKSLIASEVIQPDEYHFSA, from the coding sequence ATGGAGAAACTTTTGAAGTGGTCGATCGAGTCAGCTTCTTATGATCCCAACTCTGGTAAAGAGGCTCCTGCCAAACCCGATCCAGAGCTGCTGGCCCAGCTGTTTGGAGCTAAAGACGAGCCTACTCTTATGAAAGAAGCTATCCAGGTCGCTATAAATAAGGAGAATTCTCTCGAGGATAGAGAAACTGCTCTGGATAACTTCGAAATGCTCATTGAAAATCTCGATAACGCTAATAATATTGAGAACATTGGTCTATGGCCCCCTATCTTGCAGCTGGTAGCAGACTCGGAGCCGACTATCCGAAAAATGGCATGTTGGATTATTGGAACCGCTACTCAAAACAATCCCAAGACCCAGGAGGCATTTGTTGCTAAAGACGGTTCTCTCAAGCAATTGCTGGATCTGGTCACTGTGTCTTCAcctgctggtgaagagCTCGAAGTTGTGTATAAAGCTATCTACGCTCTATCCAGTGTTTTGGGACACTGTCCACAAGCATACGAAAAGTTCGAACAAGCCGATGGATGGTCGATTCTCGCGAAACTACTTTCCGAGGAGAACCACAATTCGAAGCTGCAGTTCCGCTCTCTGTCATTAGTCCACTCTGTGTCTCACATCGAACCTGTTGGTGACAAGTTCGTACAACTACGCAAGACCGGCACCATCACCAGCTTGATAGAGATCCTCAAACAATCGACCCAAAACGTGCAATCACAAGAAAAAGTGCTCCACATCCTGGGCACGCTCCAAACTGCATCTTTTGACTTCACCCCCGAAGAGAAGTCGCAAATCGTGGCTGTCCGCAAATCCCTAATAGCCAGCGAAGTCATTCAGCCCGACGAGTACCACTTCTCCGCctga
- the PHB2 gene encoding prohibitin subunit PHB2 (Subunit of the prohibitin complex (Phb1p-Phb2p); prohibitin is a 1.2 MDa ring-shaped inner mitochondrial membrane chaperone that stabilizes newly synthesized proteins; determinant of replicative life span; involved in mitochondrial segregation; prohibitin deficiency induces a mitochondrial unfolded protein response (mtUPR); GO_component: GO:0016021 - integral component of membrane [Evidence IEA]; GO_component: GO:0016020 - membrane [Evidence IEA,IEA]; GO_component: GO:0005743 - mitochondrial inner membrane [Evidence IEA,IEA]; GO_component: GO:0005743 - mitochondrial inner membrane [Evidence IDA] [PMID 10835343]; GO_component: GO:0005743 - mitochondrial inner membrane [Evidence IDA] [PMID 9632789]; GO_component: GO:0005739 - mitochondrion [Evidence IEA]; GO_component: GO:0005739 - mitochondrion [Evidence IDA] [PMID 14576278]; GO_component: GO:0005739 - mitochondrion [Evidence IDA] [PMID 16823961]; GO_component: GO:0005739 - mitochondrion [Evidence IDA] [PMID 9259555]; GO_function: GO:0003674 - molecular_function [Evidence ND]; GO_process: GO:0000001 - mitochondrion inheritance [Evidence IMP] [PMID 12882345]; GO_process: GO:0045861 - negative regulation of proteolysis [Evidence IMP,IPI] [PMID 10207067]; GO_process: GO:0006457 - protein folding [Evidence IDA,IPI,ISS] [PMID 10835343]; GO_process: GO:0001302 - replicative cell aging [Evidence IMP] [PMID 12882345]; GO_process: GO:0001302 - replicative cell aging [Evidence IMP] [PMID 9259555]) — translation MSGQREAWEKFAKAVQQQARKGAGGGAGGGVPPKGVFAGVTGIFLLGVGALAINASLFNVDGGHRAIIYSRFGGIQPQIYQEGTHFAIPWFQKPIIYNVRARPRNVASLTGTKDLQMVNITCRVLSRPRVESLATIFRTLGTDYDERVLPSIVNEVLKSVVAQFNASQLITQREKVSRMVRDNLVKRASKFNILLDDVSLTYMTFSPEFTAAVEAKQIAQQEAQRAAFIVDRAKQEKQGTIVKAQGEARSAELIGEAIKKSGDYVELKRLDTAREIAEILSKSGNRVMLDNNSLLLNVASDYRTKK, via the coding sequence GGGAGAAGTTTGCCAAGGCagtccagcagcaggctcGTAAGGGAGCCGGGGGAGGGGCCGGCGGTGGCGTGCCTCCTAAGGGAGTGTTTGCCGGTGTCACTGGTATTTTTCTACTTGGAGTGGGTGCTCTTGCTATCAATGCATCTCTGTTCAATGTCGATGGTGGTCACAGGGCCATTATCTACTCGAGATTCGGCGGTATTCAACCTCAGATCTACCAGGAAGGAACCCATTTCGCGATCCCCTGGTTCCAGAAACCCATTATTTATAACGTTCGAGCCAGACCTAGAAACGTCGCTTCGTTGACTGGTACTAAAGATTTGCAGATGGTCAATATCACATGTCGTGTTTTGTCAAGACCACGGGTCGAGTCTCTAGCTACTATTTTCCGTACTCTTGGTACCGATTATGACGAGCGAGTATTGCCATCCATTGTCAATGAGGTTCTTAAGAGTGTGGTAGCACAATTCAATGCCTCGCAATTGATCACTCAACGTGAAAAGGTGTCGAGAATGGTCCGTGACAATCTTGTCAAGAGAGCATCCAAATTCAACATTCTACTTGACGATGTCTCATTAACGTACATGACATTCAGTCCCGAGTTCACTGCTGCCGTTGAGGCCAAACAAATTGCCCAACAAGAGGCGCAAAGAGCTGCTTTCATTGTTGACAGAGCCAAACAGGAGAAACAAGGAACCATTGTCAAGGCCCAGGGTGAGGCAAGATCGGCTGAACTCATTGGTGAGGCCATTAAAAAGAGCGGTGACTACGTCGAACTAAAAAGACTGGACACTGCCCGTGAAATCGCCGAGATCCTCAGCAAATCCGGCAACCGCGTCATGCTCGACAACAACTCGCTCCTGCTCAACGTGGCCAGCGACTACAGAACTAAGAAATAA
- a CDS encoding aldo-keto reductase superfamily protein (NADPH-dependent alpha-keto amide reductase; reduces aromatic alpha-keto amides, aliphatic alpha-keto esters, and aromatic alpha-keto esters; member of the aldo-keto reductase (AKR) family; protein abundance increases in response to DNA replication stress; GO_component: GO:0005737 - cytoplasm [Evidence IEA,IEA]; GO_component: GO:0005737 - cytoplasm [Evidence IDA] [PMID 14562095]; GO_component: GO:0005634 - nucleus [Evidence IEA,IEA]; GO_component: GO:0005634 - nucleus [Evidence IDA] [PMID 14562095]; GO_component: GO:0005886 - plasma membrane [Evidence IDA] [PMID 16622836]; GO_function: GO:0004032 - alditol:NADP+ 1-oxidoreductase activity [Evidence IDA,ISS] [PMID 11306085]; GO_function: GO:0004033 - aldo-keto reductase (NADP) activity [Evidence IDA] [PMID 17140678]; GO_function: GO:0051268 - alpha-keto amide reductase activity [Evidence IDA] [PMID 15564669]; GO_function: GO:0051269 - alpha-keto ester reductase activity [Evidence IDA] [PMID 15564669]; GO_function: GO:0016491 - oxidoreductase activity [Evidence IEA,IEA]; GO_process: GO:0043603 - cellular amide metabolic process [Evidence IDA] [PMID 15564669]; GO_process: GO:0006725 - cellular aromatic compound metabolic process [Evidence IDA] [PMID 16268655]; GO_process: GO:0042180 - cellular ketone metabolic process [Evidence IDA] [PMID 17140678]; GO_process: GO:0034599 - cellular response to oxidative stress [Evidence IGI] [PMID 17919749]; GO_process: GO:0055114 - oxidation-reduction process [Evidence IEA,IEA]) — protein sequence MTSAAALKTFTLSNGIKIPSIAAGFGTKWASRHRPEQKEDELDPGVIQGVKDAIAAGIYHIDGAEVYGTEGEIGVAISESGVKREDLYITTKIMKNVTDPIAALKTSLTKLKTDYVDLYLIHAPFFFDNLEEVWKGLETLHKEGKAKSIGVSNFKVEHLERILKVAEIKPVINQIEFHPYLQNQSPGIVEFSQKHGVLIEAYSPLGPIKEKGPLDPILEDLSKKYSKTPAQIIIRWTLQRNVLPVTASAKPDRLKEANEVFDFTLTEEEVSKITEVGNSHEKRFFWTDGKYF from the coding sequence ATGactagtgctgctgctttgaaGACGTTTACACTTTCCAATGGAATCAAAATCCCATCCATTGCTGCTGGGTTCGGCACTAAATGGGCCAGTAGGCATAGACCCGAACAGAAAGAAGACGAACTTGACCCTGGTGTGATCCAAGGAGTCAAAGATGCAATTGCAGCTGGAATCTATCATATTGATGGAGCTGAAGTTTATGGCACAGAAGGAGAAATTGGTGTGGCAATTTCTGAGTCTGGTGTTAAAAGAGAGGATCTTTATATCACCACTAAGATCATGAAGAATGTGACCGACCCCATTGCAGCTTTAAAGACGTCACTGACTAAACTGAAAACTGACTATGTTGACTTGTACTTGATCCATGCaccctttttttttgacaatcTTGAAGAAGTCTGGAAGGGTCTTGAAACTCTTCATAAAGAGGGAAAGGCAAAGTCAATTGGAGTTTCTAATTTCAAAGTGGAGCACCTCGAGAGAATCTTGAAAGTGGCTGAGATCAAGCCTGTTATCAATCAAATTGAATTCCATCCTTATCTACAAAACCAATCACCAGGAATTGTCGAGTTTTCTCAGAAACATGGTGTGCTCATTGAAGCATACTCACCTCTTGGACCAATTAAGGAAAAGGGTCCTTTAGATCCCATTCTTGAGGACTTGTCTAAGAAGTATTCAAAGACCCCTGCCCAAATTATCATCAGATGGACATTACAACGTAATGTTCTTCCAgttactgcttctgccaagCCTGACAGACTGAAGGAAGCAAATGAGGTATTCGACTTTACCCTCACCGAAGAAGAGGTATCAAAGATCACTGAAGTGGGCAATAGTCATGAAAAGAGATTTTTCTGGACTGATGGCAAATACTTTTAG